The Metabacillus sediminilitoris genome window below encodes:
- a CDS encoding family 14 glycosylhydrolase: MRKISYTILAFMLCLVALFSSYSPAQAEVKSDYKLYVMAPLGEVTDWDSFKKQLVQLKESGVYALTTDVWWGLVEGNGDNQFDWSYYKKYAEVVESSGLKWVPIMSTHQCGGNVGDDCNYPLPTWIWDEDSVENMAFKSESGYLNKEALAPWWDEATGQYNELYKSFAKNFADKKSLIVKIYLSGGPAGELRYPSYQFADGWDYPERGQLQAYTEGAKKDFRRAIKEKYATLKKLNTAWGTKLKNWNQIQPPNNGDEFFTSGEAYSSQYGKDFMEWYQGALEDHLQKIAKVAHKQFDSTFNVPIGAKISGVHWKMNDPEMPHAAEYSTGYYNYSQLLDQFKKSDLAITFTCLEMGDHDAYNAPYYSAPRKLVTQIANLANERGISLNGENALPLINNEWGFDNSAEVVFNYNFEGFTLLRMTYLFNDEGNPTNEFNMMRDKLGVKSVPVTFTVNNVPSAAGQGVYLTGARGEIGRWNPAEYEYKLTQNSDGNWSGTFNLGADRLYEFKFVLKDANGNITWQHGDNNSYHTPSTGVGEYSSSW, from the coding sequence ATGAGAAAAATATCCTATACAATACTAGCTTTTATGCTATGTTTGGTTGCTTTATTCTCAAGTTACTCACCTGCTCAGGCTGAAGTAAAGTCCGACTACAAATTGTATGTTATGGCCCCTTTAGGGGAAGTAACAGATTGGGATTCATTTAAAAAACAATTGGTTCAATTAAAAGAAAGTGGTGTATATGCATTAACAACAGATGTGTGGTGGGGTCTTGTCGAAGGCAATGGAGATAATCAATTTGACTGGTCTTACTATAAAAAATATGCGGAAGTAGTTGAGTCGTCAGGGTTAAAATGGGTGCCTATTATGTCTACACATCAATGCGGAGGTAACGTAGGAGACGATTGTAACTACCCTCTTCCGACATGGATATGGGATGAAGATTCTGTAGAAAATATGGCGTTCAAAAGTGAAAGCGGTTACCTGAATAAAGAGGCGCTTGCTCCTTGGTGGGATGAAGCGACAGGCCAATATAATGAATTATACAAGTCGTTTGCAAAGAACTTTGCTGACAAAAAAAGTCTCATAGTTAAAATTTATTTAAGCGGAGGTCCGGCTGGTGAACTAAGATACCCGTCCTACCAATTTGCAGATGGATGGGACTATCCTGAAAGAGGTCAACTTCAAGCCTATACAGAAGGCGCTAAAAAAGATTTCAGGCGCGCTATAAAAGAAAAATACGCAACCCTTAAAAAATTAAATACTGCTTGGGGTACAAAACTTAAAAATTGGAATCAAATTCAGCCTCCAAACAACGGTGATGAGTTCTTTACTAGTGGTGAAGCATACAGTTCACAATATGGTAAGGACTTCATGGAATGGTATCAAGGTGCCCTTGAAGATCATTTACAAAAGATTGCTAAAGTTGCTCATAAACAATTTGATAGCACCTTTAACGTGCCCATTGGAGCGAAAATTTCAGGTGTTCATTGGAAAATGAATGACCCTGAAATGCCGCATGCCGCCGAGTACAGCACGGGATACTATAACTATTCTCAATTACTTGATCAGTTTAAGAAATCTGATTTGGCCATCACGTTTACTTGTTTAGAAATGGGAGACCACGACGCATATAATGCTCCTTACTACAGTGCTCCTAGAAAGCTAGTTACTCAAATTGCTAACTTGGCGAATGAACGGGGTATTTCATTAAATGGCGAAAATGCACTCCCTCTTATTAATAACGAGTGGGGATTTGATAATTCTGCAGAAGTCGTTTTCAACTACAACTTTGAGGGTTTTACTTTACTAAGAATGACTTATTTATTCAATGATGAAGGAAATCCGACAAATGAATTTAACATGATGAGGGATAAATTGGGGGTGAAATCCGTTCCTGTTACATTTACAGTTAACAATGTTCCTTCAGCGGCAGGCCAGGGAGTTTACTTGACTGGAGCTAGAGGAGAGATTGGGAGATGGAATCCTGCTGAGTACGAATATAAGCTAACGCAAAATTCAGACGGAAACTGGAGCGGTACGTTCAATTTAGGTGCTGATCGGTTGTACGAATTCAAGTTTGTGCTAAAAGATGCGAATGGTAACATTACGTGGCAGCATGGCGATAACAACAGCTATCATACGCCTTCGACCGGTGTTGGAGAATACAGTTCCTCTTGGTAA
- a CDS encoding carbonic anhydrase, which produces MMWIRFIMMCMFLVTITACSSSPSPIDHDNKNAAQDETKKEEHEIHWSYSGDTGPEYWEALDSSFKACGRGMKQSPINLEDAKANKTSEADIRINYQPSSFTIKNNGHTVQADTNTDENSIVIDDKEYKLVQFHFHVPSEHQMEGKNLDMELHLVHKSEDDQLAVLGVLMKAGKENKTLAELWSKLPKEESEENILLEEEINLSSLLPQDKTAYHYNGSLTTPPCSEGVKWTVFAEPISVSQEQIDLFTSVFPDNHRPVQPWNDRDVYEVLTHEN; this is translated from the coding sequence ATGATGTGGATTCGATTTATTATGATGTGTATGTTCTTGGTGACTATTACTGCATGTTCTTCATCACCTTCCCCAATAGACCACGATAATAAGAATGCGGCTCAGGATGAAACGAAAAAAGAAGAACACGAGATACATTGGTCTTATTCTGGGGATACTGGACCAGAATATTGGGAAGCCTTAGACTCGTCTTTTAAAGCATGCGGAAGAGGAATGAAACAATCTCCCATCAACTTAGAAGATGCAAAAGCAAATAAAACTTCAGAGGCAGATATCCGAATCAATTATCAGCCGAGCTCCTTTACAATTAAAAATAATGGACATACTGTGCAAGCAGATACAAACACAGACGAAAACTCTATTGTTATTGATGATAAGGAATATAAATTAGTTCAATTCCATTTCCATGTTCCATCTGAACATCAAATGGAAGGAAAAAATTTGGATATGGAGCTGCATTTAGTACATAAAAGTGAAGACGATCAATTAGCTGTACTTGGTGTATTGATGAAAGCAGGAAAAGAGAATAAAACTCTAGCAGAACTCTGGTCAAAGTTACCGAAGGAAGAATCGGAAGAAAATATTCTATTGGAAGAGGAAATTAATCTTTCTTCTTTATTACCTCAAGACAAAACGGCGTACCATTATAACGGATCCCTAACCACCCCACCTTGTTCTGAAGGGGTAAAGTGGACAGTTTTTGCTGAACCGATTTCAGTATCTCAAGAACAAATTGACCTATTCACATCCGTCTTCCCAGACAATCATCGACCAGTTCAACCTTGGAACGATCGAGATGTATATGAGGTTTTAACTCATGAAAATTGA
- a CDS encoding VOC family protein: MAKNKLLRMDNVGIVVESLDDAISFFEEIGLNLEGRATVEGEWAGRVTGLGSQCVEIAMMVTPDGHSRLELSRFLTPPTISDHRTAPVNALGYLRVMFTVEDIDEMVSRLIKYGAQLVGEVVQYEDSYRLCYIRGTEGLLIGLAEQLDNK; encoded by the coding sequence ATGGCAAAAAACAAATTACTAAGAATGGACAATGTCGGCATCGTTGTAGAATCCCTTGATGACGCAATCTCTTTCTTCGAGGAGATTGGCTTGAACCTCGAAGGGCGAGCCACTGTCGAAGGTGAATGGGCTGGTCGCGTAACCGGATTGGGTTCTCAGTGCGTAGAGATTGCTATGATGGTTACACCAGATGGCCACAGCCGACTTGAACTTTCACGATTTCTCACCCCACCTACTATATCAGATCACCGGACTGCTCCTGTAAACGCCCTCGGTTATCTACGCGTCATGTTCACCGTTGAAGACATTGACGAAATGGTATCCAGACTCATTAAGTATGGTGCTCAGCTCGTTGGCGAAGTGGTTCAGTACGAGGACTCGTATCGGCTCTGCTACATTCGTGGAACCGAAGGACTTCTAATCGGTTTGGCGGAACAACTCGATAACAAATAA
- a CDS encoding ACT domain-containing protein, whose amino-acid sequence MNLSVLPGTMSVLKLDPSKAIPKWALENKNFVSITYTDEELSIVCAEEVVPSHVENIEISNEWRCIKVEGPLDFSLTGVLSSLASPLAEAKISIFAISTYNTDYLLVKSDTLEQTLQILSEHGHSVI is encoded by the coding sequence TTGAATTTATCTGTACTTCCTGGAACAATGTCTGTCTTAAAATTAGATCCTTCTAAAGCTATTCCTAAATGGGCTCTTGAAAATAAAAATTTTGTTTCAATTACTTATACAGATGAAGAACTATCTATAGTATGTGCAGAAGAAGTAGTACCGTCGCATGTTGAAAATATTGAAATAAGTAACGAATGGAGATGTATTAAAGTGGAAGGACCTCTTGATTTTTCACTGACAGGAGTATTATCTTCCCTTGCTTCCCCACTTGCTGAAGCTAAAATTAGTATCTTTGCCATTTCTACTTATAACACAGATTATCTTCTAGTTAAGTCAGACACTTTAGAACAAACTTTACAGATATTATCTGAACACGGACATTCTGTCATCTAA
- a CDS encoding sulfite exporter TauE/SafE family protein, whose protein sequence is MRKLLIFAIVGFFAQLIDGSLGMGYGLTSTSLLMAFSVAPAVASASVHMSEIVTTAASGVSHYRFGNVDKKMLFKLMIPGALGAFIGAAFLSSISGDLIKPYLSFFLILMGIYVLSRFSFKQNNSKDTEGEESEGSSTWYLVPLGAVAGFFDSVGGGGWGPINTPTLLSRKDAVPRKVIGTVGASEFAVTTSATLGFLLFLGWEQLNWIWVAAFIIGGVIAAPIAAYLVRIIPSYLLGVVVGGFIILTNLNTVLNAMGISSELTFVSYSILGFGWIFAIAWTVRNNIRFDRSGKTSIEG, encoded by the coding sequence ATGAGAAAGTTACTTATTTTTGCTATTGTCGGCTTTTTTGCTCAATTAATTGATGGCTCACTGGGAATGGGGTATGGACTTACTTCAACATCACTATTAATGGCGTTTAGTGTGGCACCAGCAGTGGCTTCTGCTTCCGTTCACATGTCTGAAATTGTTACAACTGCAGCATCAGGTGTTTCTCATTATCGTTTTGGGAATGTAGATAAAAAAATGCTTTTTAAATTAATGATCCCAGGGGCATTAGGTGCTTTTATTGGGGCGGCGTTCTTGAGTAGTATATCCGGGGATTTGATCAAGCCGTATCTTTCTTTTTTCTTAATCTTAATGGGTATTTATGTGCTATCACGATTTTCGTTTAAACAGAACAATTCAAAAGATACGGAAGGAGAAGAATCTGAGGGATCTTCAACTTGGTATTTAGTACCTTTAGGAGCAGTTGCGGGATTTTTCGATTCAGTTGGTGGTGGAGGTTGGGGACCAATTAATACTCCAACGCTTTTATCTAGGAAAGACGCAGTACCTAGAAAAGTAATTGGAACAGTGGGTGCAAGCGAATTTGCTGTTACAACATCGGCTACTTTAGGATTTTTACTATTTTTAGGTTGGGAACAATTAAATTGGATTTGGGTTGCAGCATTTATAATTGGTGGAGTCATTGCCGCACCAATTGCAGCATACCTAGTTCGTATCATTCCTTCCTATTTACTAGGTGTTGTTGTTGGAGGATTTATTATTCTTACGAATTTAAACACAGTTCTAAATGCAATGGGTATTAGTTCTGAACTAACCTTTGTTAGCTATAGTATTTTGGGGTTTGGTTGGATTTTTGCAATTGCATGGACAGTTCGAAATAATATTCGATTCGATCGAAGTGGTAAAACAAGTATCGAGGGTTAA
- a CDS encoding mandelate racemase/muconate lactonizing enzyme family protein, which yields MKIQKIETYPLFYKLSQPYGDANGYKYYRSCYLIRIITESGVHGWGECVDWLPTLDIGFKERIIPFLIGKKVTDRLKLVGTVKKWHQRAASAVSMALTEIVAKYAHLSVCELWGGSFRSSIPVYASFQSYSDHSDWIRHSLRMTEESVLNGLGKIKVKIGGRVFREDLEHIEALQKTVGEKVGIILDANQSYDLATSRKWERCFSKSANFLWLEEPMPMDQVQDYQFLRSNLSIPVAGGENIKSTKQFIPLLTKKSIDIIQPDIMHENGIDDFFDTLKLARHFGIRVSPHSYDGVITRLYTLFCLANLKPWSKMGEDAIEPAEWDVMENPFSELLPVKPVNGKVCIPQGEGIGVEVNMDLIKKYLWDGSSY from the coding sequence ATGAAAATCCAAAAAATCGAAACCTACCCCTTATTCTATAAGCTATCTCAGCCATATGGGGATGCAAATGGCTACAAGTATTACCGGTCCTGCTATCTTATCCGGATTATCACGGAATCGGGTGTACATGGCTGGGGGGAATGCGTTGATTGGTTGCCGACCCTGGACATCGGATTTAAAGAGAGAATTATTCCTTTCTTAATTGGAAAAAAGGTAACTGACCGGCTGAAGCTTGTCGGCACTGTGAAGAAGTGGCATCAGCGTGCAGCCTCCGCTGTTAGTATGGCTTTAACCGAGATTGTTGCTAAATATGCCCATCTTTCTGTCTGTGAGCTTTGGGGAGGAAGCTTTAGAAGCAGTATTCCGGTTTATGCTTCGTTCCAGTCTTATTCGGATCACTCAGATTGGATAAGGCATTCTCTCAGAATGACGGAAGAAAGTGTTTTAAACGGGTTGGGGAAAATAAAAGTCAAGATAGGAGGTAGGGTATTCAGGGAAGACCTGGAGCATATCGAAGCTCTTCAGAAAACCGTCGGCGAGAAGGTGGGAATTATTCTGGATGCCAATCAAAGCTATGATTTGGCAACCTCCCGAAAGTGGGAGAGGTGTTTTTCTAAATCGGCGAATTTTTTGTGGCTGGAAGAGCCGATGCCAATGGATCAGGTTCAGGATTATCAGTTCCTTCGTTCCAACCTGTCCATTCCTGTTGCCGGCGGGGAAAACATCAAAAGTACAAAGCAATTTATACCACTGCTTACTAAAAAGTCAATTGACATCATTCAACCGGATATCATGCATGAAAATGGAATAGATGATTTTTTCGACACTTTGAAGCTTGCACGCCATTTTGGAATTCGTGTTTCCCCTCATAGCTATGATGGAGTGATAACTCGTCTATATACCTTGTTTTGTCTGGCCAACCTGAAGCCATGGAGCAAAATGGGGGAGGATGCTATTGAGCCGGCCGAATGGGATGTGATGGAGAATCCTTTCTCGGAGCTTCTTCCTGTTAAGCCAGTGAATGGAAAGGTCTGTATTCCACAGGGAGAGGGAATTGGAGTTGAAGTGAATATGGATTTGATTAAAAAATATCTTTGGGATGGTTCATCCTATTAA
- a CDS encoding beta-class carbonic anhydrase — protein MSIISTILDYNKVFVDENKYEEFQTTKYPDKKIVILTCMDTRLLELLPKAMGLRNGDAKIIKNAGAIVSHPFGSIMRSILVAIYELKAEEICVIGHHGCGMVGLQSSSILEAAKQNGISEVQIDTLTNAGINLSEWLTGFQCVEESVTNSVHLINNHPLMPKNIAIHGMVIHPETGKLDVVVDGYHDVDSSNTEIFSM, from the coding sequence ATGTCTATTATTTCCACTATTTTAGATTATAACAAAGTTTTTGTTGATGAAAACAAGTATGAAGAGTTTCAAACTACGAAATATCCGGATAAAAAAATTGTCATTTTAACCTGTATGGATACCCGTCTATTAGAATTGCTTCCAAAAGCAATGGGTTTGAGAAACGGGGATGCGAAAATTATCAAAAATGCTGGAGCTATTGTGTCTCATCCTTTTGGTAGCATTATGCGCAGCATTCTTGTCGCTATTTATGAGTTGAAAGCAGAAGAAATATGTGTGATAGGTCATCATGGATGCGGGATGGTAGGCCTTCAATCGTCCTCGATTCTTGAAGCCGCAAAACAGAATGGGATCTCTGAGGTTCAAATTGATACCCTAACGAATGCAGGTATTAATTTGTCCGAGTGGCTAACCGGTTTTCAATGTGTAGAGGAGAGTGTCACAAATAGTGTTCATTTAATCAACAATCACCCTTTAATGCCAAAAAATATTGCAATTCATGGTATGGTTATCCATCCTGAAACCGGTAAATTAGATGTCGTTGTAGATGGATATCACGATGTTGATTCTAGTAATACTGAAATATTCAGTATGTAA